In a single window of the Candidatus Methylomirabilota bacterium genome:
- a CDS encoding type I secretion system permease/ATPase: MSPGFLALCIIARYHGLPADPADLDRRYGGADAAVSPASMRQAARQLGLKAREVSRAWRRLSQIPLPALLVNRDGAYLILIRADGARALIQEPGAMGVRIVTRSDLEVRWGGRVVLLAPRRPAESAHVRFGFRWFLPFIIRYRAQLAHVLVASLILQVFALLTPLSTQVVIDKVLVHRGFGTLDVVVVGLLIMIVFEGVLGGLRTYLFAHTANRIDIELGMRVFRHAIALPLSYFEARRTGDTVARIRELEAVRQFLTGPPLTAIVDALMTVVFFGVMALYSVPLTLIVLAALPLYAALSLFITPLLYRALDERARRGAEAHAFLVEMVRGVETVKATAVEPLLERRWDERLAALVRCGFKVGQLAQIAGQLASGLGKLVALAILWVGAKAVMAGDLTVGELIAFNMLAGRVTAPVQRLFQLWQDFQHASVAVARLADLLEAPTEAPALPPAAPASGMKGRIEFESVGFAYRPGGAEVLREISFSVAPGEVIGIVGPSGSGKSTLAKLLARLYLPQRGRVLVDGADIGMIDPGWLRRHIAIVPQETVLFSGSIRENIAWADPGLPIDAVMAAARLAGAHEFISTLRGGYEAPVGEHGVFLSGGQRQRIGLARALVRRPAVLILDEATSALDYESERLIDQNLAAICSGRTVIIITHRLTLVRRADRIMAIEAGRILEQGKPADLFAGGGYLARVDREQRGLGAIVPLRSGSQPG; the protein is encoded by the coding sequence TTGAGCCCGGGGTTCCTCGCGCTGTGCATCATCGCGCGATATCACGGGCTACCGGCCGATCCTGCGGATCTGGACCGGCGATACGGTGGCGCGGATGCCGCCGTATCGCCGGCCTCGATGCGCCAGGCGGCGCGACAGCTCGGGCTCAAGGCCCGCGAGGTGTCGCGCGCGTGGCGCCGCCTCAGTCAGATCCCGCTTCCCGCGCTGCTCGTGAATCGCGACGGGGCCTACCTCATTCTCATCCGGGCCGACGGGGCGCGCGCACTCATACAGGAGCCCGGTGCGATGGGGGTGCGCATCGTCACGCGGTCCGATCTCGAGGTCCGCTGGGGCGGTCGTGTCGTGCTGCTCGCACCGCGCCGGCCTGCCGAATCCGCGCACGTGAGATTCGGCTTCCGGTGGTTCCTTCCCTTCATCATCCGATATCGGGCTCAGCTCGCTCACGTGCTGGTGGCCTCGCTGATCCTTCAGGTCTTCGCTCTCCTCACGCCGCTTTCCACCCAGGTCGTTATCGACAAGGTCCTGGTGCATCGCGGTTTCGGGACCCTCGACGTGGTGGTGGTCGGTCTCCTGATAATGATCGTGTTCGAAGGGGTACTCGGGGGGCTGCGGACGTACCTGTTCGCCCACACGGCGAATCGGATCGACATCGAGCTGGGGATGCGCGTGTTCAGGCATGCCATCGCCCTTCCGCTCAGCTATTTCGAGGCACGGCGAACCGGCGACACCGTCGCTCGGATTCGCGAACTGGAGGCGGTGCGGCAGTTCCTCACGGGCCCTCCGCTGACAGCGATCGTGGACGCGCTCATGACGGTCGTCTTCTTCGGGGTCATGGCCCTGTACAGCGTTCCGCTCACTCTCATCGTCCTCGCCGCCCTCCCGCTGTATGCCGCGCTGTCCCTGTTCATCACGCCGCTTCTGTATCGGGCCCTGGATGAGCGCGCACGGCGCGGCGCGGAGGCTCACGCCTTCCTGGTGGAGATGGTGCGCGGGGTCGAGACGGTCAAGGCGACGGCCGTCGAGCCGCTGCTCGAGCGTCGCTGGGATGAGCGGCTCGCGGCGCTGGTGCGGTGTGGGTTCAAGGTGGGCCAGCTCGCACAGATCGCGGGGCAACTCGCCTCCGGCCTTGGCAAGCTCGTCGCCCTTGCCATCCTCTGGGTCGGCGCGAAGGCAGTCATGGCCGGAGACCTCACGGTCGGGGAGCTGATCGCATTCAACATGCTGGCCGGGCGCGTGACCGCACCGGTGCAGCGCTTGTTTCAGCTCTGGCAGGACTTCCAGCATGCGTCCGTGGCCGTCGCCCGGCTGGCGGATCTCCTCGAGGCTCCTACGGAAGCGCCCGCGCTGCCGCCTGCTGCGCCCGCCTCCGGAATGAAGGGGCGCATCGAGTTCGAGTCGGTGGGCTTCGCCTACCGTCCGGGTGGTGCCGAGGTCCTTCGCGAGATCTCCTTTTCGGTCGCGCCCGGAGAGGTCATCGGAATCGTGGGACCGTCGGGGTCGGGCAAGAGTACGCTCGCCAAGCTGCTCGCGCGGCTATATCTCCCGCAGCGGGGACGCGTGCTCGTCGATGGCGCCGACATCGGCATGATCGACCCTGGATGGCTTCGTCGGCACATCGCCATCGTGCCCCAGGAGACCGTCCTCTTCAGCGGCTCCATCCGCGAGAACATCGCCTGGGCCGATCCCGGGTTGCCGATCGATGCGGTGATGGCGGCCGCGCGTCTGGCCGGCGCGCATGAGTTCATCAGCACGCTGCGGGGGGGCTACGAGGCGCCGGTGGGTGAGCACGGAGTATTTCTCTCGGGCGGTCAGCGCCAGCGCATCGGTCTCGCCCGGGCGCTGGTCAGGCGTCCTGCGGTACTGATCCTCGATGAAGCCACCAGCGCGCTCGACTACGAATCGGAGCGGCTGATCGACCAGAATCTGGCGGCCATTTGCTCGGGCCGGACGGTCATCATCATCACGCATCGCCTCACGCTCGTCCGGCGCGCCGATCGGATCATGGCCATCGAGGCGGGACGCATCCTGGAGCAGGGCAAGCCGGCGGACCTGTTCGCCGGGGGCGGCTATCTGGCCCGCGTGGACCGCGAGCAACGGGGACTCGGGGCCATCGTGCCGTTGCGGTCCGGCTCGCAGCCCGGTTGA
- a CDS encoding HlyD family type I secretion periplasmic adaptor subunit, whose amino-acid sequence MDLEFLPPGVGERDTPPSRPAVILALSIALVFMIGMAWAYVGTLDVVAVARGRIVPHERVQVVQAAEPGIVRSLVARDDSMVRKGQVLLELDPTVSDADESRLTQELAEANVHVARLEALITDAPRMTNPGGASAEDVGLQQQLLDDQRAEYRRRLEAAALNIQQRSAAVAVAETNVARLESVVAIQTQRAEAFRTLLEGQFIATLQFLEVEERRIDKVQELVMERRRLEQEEAALAEAEAHYDVVESEFRSARLSELAGWQSRAASLTQEVVKAIRRRAVQRILAPADGIVQQSVIHTVGAVVAAGQQLLVVVPIGGKLEGEVWIENKDVGFVQAGQTAELKVESFPFTRYGTIPGTVLSVSPDAITKENVGLLYAARIEILRDTVTVDGGPIRLVPGMAIAAEIQLGRRRVVEFFLSPLLKRTYEALRER is encoded by the coding sequence GTGGATCTCGAGTTCCTGCCGCCCGGCGTGGGCGAGCGAGACACGCCCCCATCCCGCCCGGCCGTCATCCTGGCCCTGTCCATCGCGCTGGTCTTTATGATCGGCATGGCCTGGGCCTATGTGGGCACGCTCGATGTCGTTGCGGTGGCACGCGGTCGGATCGTGCCTCACGAGCGGGTGCAGGTGGTGCAAGCCGCCGAGCCGGGCATCGTCCGGTCGCTTGTTGCGCGCGACGACTCAATGGTCCGGAAGGGCCAAGTCCTCCTGGAGCTCGACCCGACCGTGAGCGATGCCGACGAGTCGCGGCTGACGCAAGAGCTAGCCGAGGCCAACGTGCACGTGGCGCGGCTGGAAGCGTTGATCACCGATGCGCCTCGGATGACGAATCCAGGGGGGGCCAGTGCAGAGGACGTCGGCCTCCAGCAACAGCTTCTCGACGATCAGCGGGCCGAATATCGGCGCCGGCTGGAGGCCGCGGCACTGAACATTCAACAGCGATCGGCGGCGGTGGCGGTCGCCGAGACCAACGTGGCGCGGCTCGAGAGTGTCGTGGCGATTCAGACCCAGCGTGCCGAGGCTTTCCGCACACTGCTCGAGGGGCAGTTCATCGCGACCCTGCAGTTCCTGGAGGTGGAGGAGCGCCGGATCGACAAGGTTCAAGAGCTTGTGATGGAACGAAGGCGACTCGAGCAGGAGGAAGCCGCGCTCGCCGAGGCTGAAGCGCATTACGACGTGGTCGAATCCGAGTTTCGGAGCGCGCGATTGTCCGAGCTCGCGGGCTGGCAAAGTCGCGCTGCATCACTCACGCAGGAGGTGGTGAAAGCGATCCGACGGCGCGCCGTCCAAAGGATACTCGCGCCTGCCGACGGCATCGTCCAGCAGAGCGTGATTCATACGGTCGGCGCGGTGGTCGCGGCCGGGCAGCAACTCCTGGTCGTGGTGCCGATCGGCGGCAAGCTCGAGGGCGAGGTCTGGATCGAGAACAAAGACGTGGGTTTCGTCCAAGCGGGTCAGACGGCCGAGCTAAAGGTGGAAAGTTTCCCCTTCACGCGCTATGGAACGATTCCTGGTACGGTCCTGTCCGTCTCGCCTGACGCCATCACCAAGGAGAACGTAGGCCTGTTGTACGCGGCACGCATCGAGATCCTGCGCGACACAGTGACTGTGGATGGGGGACCCATCCGGCTCGTTCCGGGGATGGCCATCGCCGCCGAGATCCAGCTCGGCCGTCGCCGCGTCGTCGAGTTCTTCCTGAGCCCGTTGCTCAAGCGCACCTACGAGGCGCTGCGTGAGCGATAG